GTGAACCcaatttgattatttaCGACTATATGTATAGTACCACCAACACTATAACTTGGTAATTTAGACATTTGAAATGTTTCATATGCAATTCCTTGTCCAGCTATAGATGCATCACCATGTATAATTATAGGTaacactttttttttttctttatcattaCAGTAATATTGTTGTGCTCTAGCTTGCCCCATTAGAATGGGATTAACAGATTCTAAATGAGAAGAATTATCAACAATACCTAGATGTATATATCTATTACTCTCTTCATCATAATGATCAATTTCAACACCTAAATGATATTTTACGTCACCAGTATTACCCCATATATTATCACTAAATCCAGTTTTTCCTCGAAATTCAGACATCATTTGTTCTAAAGGTTTATGTAatacattaaataatacatttaaTCTACCCCTATGAGACATACCCATCAATACactattaatatttaatttacatGCTCTTTTAACTAACTCCTTCATACCTGTTATTAATGTTTCACATCCATCCACACCAAATCTTTTTGTTGTAGCAAATTTTGCAgccatataattttcaaatataaatgctCTTGCAGTAGATtctaatatttcttttttttctttattactAAAATGGTATGTTTTATCACTTTCTATCctgtttattatatactttacaatattttcatctgttatatgcatatattcaAATCCTATTGCTTGGCAATATGTTTCttctaatttatttattaaacatTCAAGTGTGcatgttttatttccataacTAGAAAATCCTGTAATTGATGGCAaatcaaatgaaaattctttttttaaatcttcCTCACTAAAaccaaaatttttataagtcttttttttttcattattatttccattattaATACTTGTATATGGTACCATATTTGGTAAAGGTAATGGATTTGTTTGTGCATATAAATGgccatttttttgatacCATCTAATTAGCTGTACAATTCTAGCTatgtcatatatatttcctgTTTTCCCCTTTTCTATCATTTCTTCATTCACATATGTAATTCGAAGATTATTATGTCGTTCATCATATTCTCTATCAcgattttgatatattatccTACTTGTTTCGTCTAGTAAACCTTGATTGGGCATTCCATTACATATATTCGTGAAATACCGGTCCCATGATTTGTCTAGTGTATTTCTGAACAAGTCAGGTAAAAAatggtaaaaaaaaaaatatatgtacaaatcataaaaaaatattaaaaaaatatgaacaattcaggttaataatacaaaaaaagtaCATTCCTCATGAACATgtacataaaattttttcaaatttacCGATCATTTTTCCATAGGCGATAAACACTTTCCAAGTATGAAGCCATACTTGGGTTAAATTCTTCATTGTACAATATACTACTTGTATGTATacatttctttatattatttccattttttctaCTTTTCTGCATCAAGTTGTTTTGACATAATatctttttcatctttaGCCTTTTTGAAAACGTGCAATCTATAACGTTATTTCACCAAATATATccacaaaaataaatatattatatatgagcATACGCACACGCATACGCTCTCAAATAAATAGTTTAATAAGgctaaaatataaaacacatAATTGGGTCAAaagttattttattgttaaGTAGTAcaaaacatattatatggTCATTTTTACTGTATACTGTTTTTTGTATGTTGgcaaatatgaaaaaaaaaaaaaaaaggaaaaaatatattatatataaatataatgcaaaataaaacgaatgctaataattatgtaagtatttatgtaattttatatttcttttttcccACTATTTTATGggagaaaattatttcatatgtttattatttagtaTAAATTACTAACCAAATGAGAAAGCAGTCgcgtatgtatatatagcatAATTTTATAGCTAAACGgggtatattatataaaaaaaaaaaaattataattttgtgtttttcacataataattatgaaagcaaattgatataaaaaaaataaaaataaaaataacgaaACAAATGAACAAATAACGAAAACATAagcttgttttttttttgtgattATGTTGACGTGctatttatgaatatacgcatcatcctttttttcaattttatattttgtaacaGATTATTCAAAAGCTAAAatggtataaaaaaaaatatagtatattataataacaaaaaaaaataaatatatgtacgtatgcatatatgcatgctCAATATCTTTGTATATACCCACAAATAAAAGTGATAACTCGACAAGTGATTATACTTgtctttttgtttttttcaaataggaaatattttgccaaattataaaacaaatgcataaaatatatacacctATCAGCTTCGtgctatttataaataataatatagggaacaaatatatatacatataaaaaataaatatatataggtgTGTGgtttatttacaaaaaaatagtattgACAGCAAATTAGGTATTTCATAAGATGGTCATAGCACTATTCTTATATATCCTTCTTCACATTCTTCACATTCTTCACATTCTTCACATTCTTCACATTCTTCATATTCTTCACATTCTTCATAATGGTTAAtagtttaaaaatgttatactTAAAAAAGTGCAAATGCGGAAATATACTCTGATTAAGTTGTAATACggttttctaatttttgtATGTCATTTTTTCGCTCGATCAATCTACATTATCTCCGtcccaaaaaataatttttttccatttcgttaataataacatctttagaaataaatgaaaaacgGTAGAAAGATGGAATATTCGTATTGTGTTATAATGTggaattaattttaatttcttgCAACGAACGGAAGCAGATTGTAATTGTGAACATCGAAGGCATTGAGGATACAATCTTTGTTTCgtatcatataatttaaataattttaaaaaaaataaaagaattcttttctttttataatattcaatTGTGTCTTTAACAACTTGTATAGGTGGTTGATGGTCCCCAATAAATTTGTCATAGCAAACTGCTCCACACGTATGACATCCAGTCTCTTTACAATAATTTCGTAATATATCTATTTCTCTTTTTGTAGCATATGTCATATCTTTTTCAATACTCTTCCTTGGGTTTGAATACACTCCTGGCATTTTCACATCGCTAGGTGAAAATTTGTTAtagctaaaaaaaaataaaataaaataaaataaaatgaaaataaaaaatagccaGCCAAACAATCATGCAACTATGGATAGACAACTTTTTCCAAAGACTCACCTTCCGTTAAACAGTTTGAAGAAAAGGTTtgttaaaacaaaatatcgTAAATAGTTAAAAGTGAACAaacttaatttattaaattttgttacGACAAGTTTCTTTGCACATTGATACATAATCTCGTAGCTATTTTTCAaagatttatttataaaataatctgcactattatataatatcgTTTTAATCAGTTGAACTTCATAtttgttaaataatattcttaATAATACTAATTGTATAACTTCACTTAACACATTAATGTAATAGTTCACTAAATTTAACTGAAGGAACCCAATAATTCTCGAAACATACTTACTCCCactaatatacaaaatgcGTGACTGTGTTTTTTGGGAAATGATATTGAAATAGTGGAACAGGAAAAAGGAGGTGCATATCTGCAGAAGGTACATCGCTACAAATGGAAAGGTAGCAAAGCagtaaataaatagtaaGAAGTAACGAAAAGGTGGTGAAGAAGTAACGAACAGGTGACGAACTTAATGAATGATGGTTAGACATGACATAACTTACTTATGAATCGGAAGAGGAGAGTCCTGaaaaagtttaaaaaatttaaaataattccaTGTCTGTTATATGTATTGTTCATTAATATCATTCcattaaaaaagatatcAAGCTTGTCTTCAATAATcgttttaatatatttaggtgataatatatcaagtttatattttgcttTTACTGTAACATATttcttaattatttttggaGACTGATGAATGAAATGTAAAATTTTCGATTTATTGAACTTTGAATAATTAACATTTTCAATTGCTTTACaacttttatatattaaattaacttcatttgtataaaaacaatCATGACATAATCTctttcttatattttttccattattgAATAAGACATTTAATGGGACGTTATAATGCTCACTGTTTTTAAATCTtgattttacaaaaaataaattaacaaaaaataataaaagaaaaaatattatcgaGCTTACAATTCTCATTTtaacaaaacaaatgacatactatattttattatccatgtgtgtatttttttttgtatttaattattctaCCCTCTATATTTTCCCAAATTATTTCAactcatattttaaaaaaaaaaaaaaaaaaaaaaaaaaacgaataaaTTGCTATGATTTGTCATTACTctctttcctttttatgGTATGTCTATTTTATGAgtgcataaaatatagaaaattaattaaatacaaaaacattttaaaatatgacaGGAGAAAAACATACCCCTTAATTATCAGCCATATAGTgtgtaaaatttttaaatcacgaataatgaaattaaaaaattaatagcAAACTAtaagttttataaaaaaggagAAAATACACAAAGTGTGTTAGACAAAAATGGGTTACATTAtaaatttcataaaattataaagtttataaaaatgtgtgaataaaaaatattcgcatttataaaaaaagttatttttttattttccccCCGGGTTTACAACGTGTGTATTTTCAAAGGGGGTATCCAattcaaattaaaattaaaaattttcaaattacgtaataaaaatagttggaaaaaaataacacgTAAAATGGTTACTATTTttcaaacaaaaataaaaataatagcatGAGTCCTTTATTAGCTTAGCTAAAAAATGTCTTAACCAGTtaatttcaaatatatattataaaagtttttttaataatctAACGAAATATGGAATAACACATTGAatataaaggaaaaaaaaaatataacaaataggcgatttaaaaaataaaaaaaatttaaacataATTAGAAATTTAagtatacataaaaaaggaaagtATCATCATAGGAATGCTTTTAGTATGCCCACATTCAGTTTGTTCggttgtttttttttttttttttattttgattatctGGTTCATGGTTAGGCAAAATATGGGGTAAGCATccaacacaaaaaaaattgagaaaatgaaaaaacgaggatcatcatatttattcgtttaacattatattcatttgataaatttgaattatCATGAATATATAGATGGATAGACTTAAATAATTGAATCATCTGAACCGACACTgtaatgtaataataaagttgGGTTAATCTATACATACCATTACTATTtaagaataatattatattatatggaCTGAATTGGAAagacaaattattatttaaatttttgaaaactTGTGAATTATTCTTTTTGTCAAACTCCCGATTCTTCATATTATCATCAATATCTCCAAAAGCTGatgtatacataaaatataaaaaatagtaagaGAACTTTGTAATTATTAATGCACACATTATAACAAACTTATAggatataaatgataatatatgtaaaaacgGTAAGTTAATATCTCGACAcatcaataaaaataaaaatttgacTATAGctgtttcaaaaaataataaaataaatatataagatgatgtgttaaataaattatctggattaaaagtaaaattatttttttgagcTGTCACTgttattgtatataataaaatataagtaatAACGGACATCAAAGGAATGTATAGATCTGCTTGAAATATaccaatattattattataatcaatataatttaaattattcattttattatctgtttctgtattttcttttttatcgttataaaatatattattattattatttttattattttcaaatcgtgtattatttatattgttgttcatatttatattatccgTGTTAggattatatgtattataatttccattaaaaataaacgatGAGTTATAATtcttattttgtatattggtttccattttcttttttaaatgtgtatatacataataggTTCGAGATTCAAATAAGGCTTtacgtatatatatataaggaactattataaataatattttactaaGTACATAGGAATGTGTAACATTAAAATAGTCTCGTAATattgataatttatttcgaATAAAActtgaattatttatctccatttttttttctaattcatTCATAACCATATTTGTAACTCctttttttactaaattatttaattcgcTATTTGTATctgtattttttgttaatgtttcaaaaatattatgaacaatCCCTTTATCGTTACCACTATTATTTGTGTTATTACTTTCTTGCCCCATCATTTCCATacctttatttaaaaataaattcgcTTTTCTCAAAAAACTACTACCTATACTATTACCTgtttgaaaattatttgttgtattattgtttaatatatttccatttatcATATCGCTAGATTgatgcatattattattaacaaattttaGCTGGTCATTCATAAAACCACTATTTTCTTTGACTCCCATTTCGGGATTAACAAATTTGTTACCACCCATGCTCATCACATTTGGCGCATTGGGCACGCTTGGTACAGTTGGTACAGTCGGCACGTTTGGCACATTTGCAAAATTCTGAACATATCCCATATTTCGATTATTGGAAAATCCATGCATAGTTCTCACATCGCTAGCATGGCTAGCCATATtgacatttttattatggcTGAACATCGGATAGTTACCAACTTCCgctgtattatttttattttcaaaacttttatcattataaataCTAGATCGATTTATTACATTAGTATCTTTATTgtttaaaatgtttatacCACTAGAATTTGTATCATTGTTAAACAtgtaattttgtttttttcctaAAATAGGGTGGGTGTTGACATAATTTGAAGAAACTGCCTGActgttcatattattattaatattgttcatattattattaacgttgttcatattattattaacattgttcatattattattaacattggtcatattattattgctataattatcatttggatttatattataattatttgtaaaGCTATTAGCATTATCTTGAACATGctgattattatttccaacattataattgttcatatcattattcatataatttatatgagATATATTAGCTGTAttgaatttatttctttgatatagttgattatttttattataatctgTATTATTCATTTGGTTATGCTCTCTTAAATGAGTAGCATTGTTTCCCTTTCTTCGGTCATGGATATTAAACTCCCCGTAAGTTTGATTTTGATTCATTATTAACAtacatatgaaaaaaaataaaattatataaataataaattaaggATGGAATTTTATTTCGGTATCTGTATGGTCACAATTGTATTGTAAATATCCATAACATGTATAGAAATTTTAgtatcataaaaatacagTACCATTTATCTATGCATTGTATagtatatgcatttttttttatttatattgtatTTAAGTATTTGCCAATCTTTGAAATtctaatatgaaaaattaataaagtAAAATGTCAATGCTGGcggaatatatattactattaatatataaaataatatatttaaacacTATTATAacactttttaaaaataatgaaataaactAACAAACCgcttataaattatatgcgTGATCATGCATatcaaaattgttatatacatacgctatatataattaataatatatgcatatctgaatatttaaaatacttgaaaaaaattatgcaaaatagagtgaaaaatttaaataaaatagtaaacaaaattaataaaataaagcaaaAGAATTaacgaataaaaaaaatgaaaatactaTTAAACTGTcattgaaataaaaatataaaaaatactatgACATGTAAAAACGCcacaatataaaaatttataaattggatattttataaatctgttatttttttattccctatataaagggaaaaaatgataatattatatacaaatatatttataaaaaatttaagtatgtatataattcaaTTATGCGTGCAATATGTatatagtaatatatataatcacAATACtccatataaatatgttcaacaagcaaatatatcaaaCCAAATGGGAAACTGTTGTCTACTTTTGTTTTGATATATTCACTTATTACATATGTACATGCATGccatattcatatatgaTTGACAATGTTCAataagaacaaaaaaataagtattgAACTATGTTTTGTGTTTGTAATACCTTTTGTTCTTTTATcctatttttcatatataggaatatattttaaaaaaattaaaatgttttacattataataatatgaaatttAAAAcggtattaaaaaaaaaaataaagttataCTAAATTGGcttatatttcaaaatataatccAATATTAAGACAATTATAagtaaaaaacaaaataacatataaaatatcatttaaacAATAACATACAATAAGGAAATGTACAAATGTGGAAAAAATCATTTATGGATTGCAATATAATAGGAAGTGTTTGTTTGATCATTGTGCatgcattttttacactattcaattttttttttatgaacaaaaaatattgtattaaAAAGCTAGCCAACTATAATCTTTTCCATGTttattttgcttttttcagcaaaattatatatgcaatttttattagcaTACGTTGATAAAATACTGTCTCTCTTCTCTTCTACAAACAAATCATCATATTCGTTTTTATTGCATAATTCTAGTAGCTTAAAACCGTCTCTCATGGCGAGAAAATGCCTAAAAAATGCACACATAaaaaagttgaaaaaaaatattaacgtTCATACATTATTGCATGaaattgtgaaaaaatattaacatgGTCATAATATTATGCAAAATAACTGTACCTCCAACAGACATAAGACCGAAGTGTGTCAGTGTTCCTCATGTAATAATCCTCATGGCTCTCCCAAATGTATACCGTTTTATCCTTTAATGAGCCCAATGAAAAAGTAAAGGGGAAaacatgtatttttttggtaGGCTCAACAAATTTATCTTGAGTATTTAAATAGTcggatatatatttatatttatctgtTTGATTATTTGTTTGTAGTTCTGAACTGTCTGGAACCAAAACTATAAcagataaaaaatgtttactATCAttattcaatatatttaatatatcagTATATGTAAATGTTTGGAAATATAAACGAGTAGCTAATGTGAGATAAAACATGTCATCGGATGAAATgtttatttcatcatttgatatgtaatttatatatttattaaaattgtctaaacaaatatttttcatatttctACTTTGATCTATAAACATCCAtgtgtttataaaataaaataaaatacttatattcaaaaaagaTGGCGATTTTAGaataatatcatttatgctattataattatttagtatttcattttttatacatatattaaaattattatttttttccatagGATTTTCACATATACTATACACAGTATTTGACAAcgatttataaattaaaaaaaataaatttgtattcACTACCTTTTCtttgttataataataattactaattttataataatcttttatatccataatatcttcatattttataatataatctttatatttatctaaatatttttttaaagttgatattaaatataatgtgtAATAATATACCACTTCAGCTTTTATATCAATTCCACATAttgttaaaattttcattatctcTGTTTTTTCGTTAactctttttatatattcaaaatcattgtctatattttcactttcacattttttatttacatattctTCTATACTACTAggattatcaaaatttaataaattttcttcatttttgacgagtaatatattatcgatttcttttttatctgTACCGCCATTTACATAATCAtccattaatttttttattttttgttcatgtttttttcgatttctAGCGAAATTGTCATTCGATaagtaataatttattatatcctTTTCCACTTGATATGAACTGTTCGATGAGGTGAAATGTCTTTTATTCCATATTGATCTGTATTTATTCGAATTAAAATTAGGAAGCTTGCATAcactttttataaaaattgaagaaGTATGTTTAGCTCGACTAGCGTTCATAGAGATAaagagaaataaaaaaaaaaaaattaaaaaaattctgacttggtcataaaaaaataggtaAACATTGATTATATGGGAAAATGTGTGAAATACCGAACTGCTTAATTTTTAGCTCTTTATGCTACTATCTATTATTTGTGTTTcctatataataaaatttacattAAATTTGTTGGATGGTTGTGAACATTGgaacaattataaaatatttacatacaTACAACATATGCACAATATGCGTAAGCTTGTATTTCTTAATAAGGGGAGTTCATAATACTTAGGGCTAAATAacaatttcattttatttttcctttttgtAAGTTCGCTCAAAATATGtgctttattattattatatttttttaagcaaACTGAATGCCCGCAAAAAGCATACGaactaaataaatatacatatatatttccaaaGACTTTAAAACATTGTTACTCccatatatgaaataattttatccctatatacatatttctACAATATTTCCACGttcttaataaatatgtagatataaaaataaaattaaattagcTGGCTAGCTGGTTTGGCAAAGTTCAAATGTTGAACGATTAAAATGGGtggaaaaattaataaaaaaataaatggaaaaaaaatcgaagtaaaaatatttaaagtaTATACAAACCGTATTTTGCCGTTCCGTATTTTCTATGCCAACTTCCGTTAACCCGTTTTTCCTAATAATGCTTTTCCAAAAAACACTATCATATTACACTGCTCATGTAAAAGTAGGAAGAAATATGCACATAGCTAGGCATGGGCTTCGtatatgcttatatttatatttacattatttcattttaattaatgcattatatagttgacatatttttaagatataattttaataataaatattggCACTATATTAATGCCATATAATGTGGATGgactattatataataacagtttaaatttattaagaTATTAAGATATGGCtgtttcaattttatatacaataaattataaaaatatataaataaatttattaataggatgaagaaaataaagaataaaaattacacgcaaattatatatgcaaattattgtcaaaatatgtatgcacatatatataatatatatatgccaACGCAATGAATAAggaaataatacaaaaaaaaggaaagcaaaatgaaatatgaataagcaaaatcataaaaatattaaaaacatacgaaaattaataaaattcttTTCTTGTGACGgtctaataataatatgatgtTACTAACTCTTCGTTTTtgtatgaatatttaaatactATGAAACACGCAATTctcttttaatttcttcataatatatatttccataaagataaaatgtatatgcattaactatatcaaaatgttatatat
This sequence is a window from Plasmodium chabaudi chabaudi strain AS genome assembly, chromosome: 7. Protein-coding genes within it:
- a CDS encoding protein transport protein YIF1, putative yields the protein MLIMNQNQTYGEFNIHDRRKGNNATHLREHNQMNNTDYNKNNQLYQRNKFNTANISHINYMNNDMNNYNVGNNNQHVQDNANSFTNNYNINPNDNYSNNNMTNVNNNMNNVNNNMNNVNNNMNNINNNMNSQAVSSNYVNTHPILGKKQNYMFNNDTNSSGINILNNKDTNVINRSSIYNDKSFENKNNTAEVGNYPMFSHNKNVNMASHASDVRTMHGFSNNRNMGYVQNFANVPNVPTVPTVPSVPNAPNVMSMGGNKFVNPEMGVKENSGFMNDQLKFVNNNMHQSSDMINGNILNNNTTNNFQTGNSIGSSFLRKANLFLNKGMEMMGQESNNTNNSGNDKGIVHNIFETLTKNTDTNSELNNLVKKGVTNMVMNELEKKMEINNSSFIRNKLSILRDYFNVTHSYVLSKILFIIVPYIYIRKALFESRTYYVYTHLKKKMETNIQNKNYNSSFIFNGNYNTYNPNTDNINMNNNINNTRFENNKNNNNNIFYNDKKENTETDNKMNNLNYIDYNNNIGIFQADLYIPLMSVITYILLYTITVTAQKNNFTFNPDNLFNTSSYIFILLFFETAIVKFLFLLMCRDINLPFLHILSFISYKFVIMCALIITKFSYYFLYFMYTSAFGDIDDNMKNREFDKKNNSQVFKNLNNNLSFQFSPYNIILFLNSNGMYRLTQLYYYITVSVQMIQLFKSIHLYIHDNSNLSNEYNVKRINMMILVFSFSQFFLCWMLTPYFA